A portion of the Halopelagius inordinatus genome contains these proteins:
- a CDS encoding endonuclease/exonuclease/phosphatase family protein produces the protein MHSGPSSTTLSRRTALRVGALTVAGLSATGLGSRRTRARGDDSEVTVATRNLGLGANLASLFFVRSPDELAETAGRLYRDVRDSAVERRMAAIAAELAAHEPDVVGVQEAALVRTDASAEATTLGKTNAENVAVDFLAELTAALAGEGVPYEVAQVTTNADAEFPAATEDGRLDVRLTDRDAVLVREGADATVESTSETAFDTALDIPVDGDVYRVKRGYGTVRATVRGRGVSVVNTHLESASERVRNAQATQLADALGSLDGPLVVLGDANDGPAFDGGAYETLAADFTDAWEAATPDDPGYTCCQRSTLENEDSRLDERVDLVLVRGGLTPTSAVRVGAAPSDRIDAGDGRTLWSSDHAGVVATLARTTESAESETAERRTTAADGNATTGPTNRTATTDSTGETADDRTREATSNESRPGTASDAETPGFGPVASLAGLFCGGAALARRARRDD, from the coding sequence ATGCATTCCGGGCCCTCTTCGACCACCCTCTCTCGGCGAACCGCCCTTCGCGTCGGCGCACTCACCGTCGCCGGTCTCTCCGCGACCGGCCTCGGGTCCCGTCGAACGCGCGCCCGCGGCGACGACTCCGAGGTGACCGTCGCCACCCGTAACCTCGGACTCGGAGCGAACCTCGCTTCGCTCTTTTTCGTCCGGTCGCCGGACGAACTCGCCGAGACGGCCGGGCGGTTGTACCGCGACGTCCGAGACAGCGCGGTCGAACGCCGGATGGCGGCTATCGCGGCCGAACTCGCGGCGCACGAACCCGACGTCGTCGGGGTGCAGGAGGCGGCCCTCGTGCGGACGGACGCGTCCGCCGAGGCGACGACGCTGGGGAAGACGAACGCCGAGAACGTCGCCGTCGACTTCCTCGCGGAACTGACCGCGGCCCTCGCGGGCGAAGGAGTACCCTACGAGGTGGCGCAGGTGACGACGAACGCCGACGCCGAGTTCCCGGCGGCCACCGAGGATGGCCGACTCGACGTTCGCTTGACCGACCGCGACGCCGTCCTCGTTCGCGAGGGGGCCGACGCGACAGTCGAATCGACATCGGAGACGGCCTTCGACACCGCCCTCGACATCCCCGTCGACGGCGACGTCTACCGGGTCAAGCGGGGGTACGGGACGGTTCGGGCGACGGTCCGCGGACGCGGCGTCTCGGTGGTGAACACGCACCTCGAATCGGCGTCCGAACGCGTCCGGAACGCGCAGGCGACCCAACTGGCGGATGCGCTCGGGTCTCTCGACGGCCCCCTCGTCGTCCTCGGCGACGCGAACGACGGCCCCGCGTTCGACGGCGGCGCGTACGAGACGCTGGCGGCCGACTTCACCGACGCGTGGGAGGCCGCCACCCCCGACGACCCGGGCTACACCTGCTGTCAGCGATCGACACTCGAAAACGAGGACTCGCGTCTCGACGAACGGGTGGACCTCGTCTTGGTCCGAGGCGGTCTGACGCCCACGTCGGCCGTCCGCGTCGGCGCGGCGCCGTCGGACCGCATCGACGCCGGAGACGGGCGGACCCTGTGGTCCTCCGACCACGCGGGCGTCGTCGCGACTCTCGCCCGGACCACAGAGAGTGCGGAGTCGGAGACGGCCGAGAGGCGGACGACGGCGGCGGACGGGAACGCGACGACGGGTCCGACGAACCGGACGGCGACGACCGACTCGACCGGTGAGACGGCGGACGACCGAACGCGGGAGGCGACCTCGAACGAGTCGCGACCCGGAACCGCGTCGGACGCCGAGACGCCTGGGTTCGGACCGGTCGCGAGTCTCGCGGGACTTTTCTGTGGCGGCGCGGCACTCGCGCGACGGGCGCGACGCGACGACTGA
- a CDS encoding serine/threonine-protein kinase RIO2 — protein sequence MVRNVAGVMAELEPEDFYLLSGVEQGMRFSEWVNRGKLPELTGLTPENVDYRLDRCATRELIERKTIQYEGYKLSVAGYDALALRTFSKRETIQGVGAPLGVGKESDVLEVQSYKPLALKFHREGYTNFREVMRERDYTSDRQHVSWLYTARKAAEREYEVLEDLYPDVAVPRPVGQNRHAIVMEKLAGVELGKSKLAEEQAVGVLDLILDEMASAYDAGYVHADMSEYNVAVAEDGVTVFDWPQAVSTDHDNARELLVRDVKNILGYFERKYPASMPDSTDVESVADAVAADEFETVRNHPE from the coding sequence ATGGTGCGGAACGTCGCGGGCGTGATGGCCGAACTCGAACCCGAGGACTTCTACCTCCTCTCGGGCGTCGAGCAGGGAATGCGCTTCAGCGAGTGGGTCAATCGCGGCAAACTCCCCGAACTCACCGGTCTCACTCCCGAAAACGTCGACTACAGGTTGGACCGGTGCGCGACGAGAGAACTGATAGAGCGAAAGACCATCCAGTACGAAGGGTACAAGCTCTCGGTCGCCGGATACGACGCGCTCGCGCTCCGGACGTTCTCGAAGCGAGAGACGATACAGGGCGTCGGCGCGCCTCTCGGCGTCGGCAAGGAAAGCGACGTGTTGGAGGTACAGTCGTACAAGCCGTTGGCCCTGAAGTTCCACCGCGAGGGGTACACGAACTTCCGGGAGGTGATGCGCGAACGCGACTACACCTCCGACCGACAGCACGTCTCGTGGCTCTACACCGCCCGGAAGGCCGCAGAACGCGAGTACGAGGTGCTCGAAGACCTCTATCCGGACGTCGCGGTGCCGCGACCCGTCGGCCAGAACCGCCACGCCATCGTGATGGAGAAACTCGCGGGCGTCGAACTCGGCAAGTCCAAACTCGCAGAGGAACAGGCGGTGGGCGTCTTGGACTTGATCCTCGACGAGATGGCCTCCGCGTACGACGCGGGCTACGTCCACGCCGACATGAGCGAGTACAACGTCGCCGTCGCCGAAGACGGCGTCACCGTCTTCGACTGGCCGCAGGCCGTCTCGACGGACCACGACAACGCCCGCGAACTCCTCGTGCGCGACGTGAAGAACATCCTCGGTTACTTCGAGCGCAAGTACCCCGCTTCGATGCCGGATTCGACGGACGTAGAGAGCGTGGCGGACGCCGTCGCGGCCGACGAGTTCGAGACGGTCCGAAACCACCCCGAGTAA
- a CDS encoding class I SAM-dependent methyltransferase, translating to MRKFSKAYLRRTREGMWDDSRDALSDLSLSDRTRVLDAGAGTGELARVLDEETPGEVVCLDADAELARVARERTGLQTVTGDATRLPFADDSFDLAVCQALLVNLPDPAAAVSEFARVSSGLVAAVEPDNADVGVDSTVAAEVPLERSVREAYIEGVATNVALGDRVTELFSATGLRDVRTRRYYHQKTVEPPYDEHQLESAARKASGAGIDAHEAELRRVLSASEYDALRRDWREMGRAVVEQMREERYRRAEVVPFDVTVGRVPDAK from the coding sequence GTGCGGAAGTTCTCGAAAGCGTATCTGCGACGGACGCGAGAGGGGATGTGGGACGACTCCCGCGACGCCCTCTCTGATCTCTCTCTTTCCGACCGAACCCGCGTCTTAGACGCCGGGGCCGGGACGGGCGAACTCGCCCGCGTCCTCGACGAGGAGACGCCCGGGGAGGTGGTCTGTCTCGACGCGGACGCCGAACTCGCGCGCGTCGCACGCGAACGGACGGGGTTGCAGACGGTCACCGGCGACGCGACGCGACTCCCCTTCGCGGACGATTCGTTCGACCTCGCGGTCTGTCAGGCGCTTTTGGTCAATCTCCCCGACCCCGCGGCGGCGGTATCCGAGTTCGCCCGCGTCTCTTCTGGCCTCGTCGCCGCCGTCGAACCCGACAACGCCGACGTGGGCGTCGATTCGACGGTGGCCGCCGAAGTCCCACTCGAACGCTCCGTCCGCGAGGCGTACATCGAGGGCGTCGCCACGAACGTGGCCCTCGGCGACCGGGTGACGGAACTGTTCTCTGCGACGGGCCTGCGCGACGTGCGGACGCGGCGCTACTACCACCAGAAGACGGTCGAACCGCCGTACGACGAACACCAACTCGAGAGTGCGGCACGGAAAGCGAGCGGCGCGGGCATCGACGCCCACGAAGCCGAACTCCGCCGCGTCCTCTCTGCGTCGGAGTACGACGCGCTTCGCCGCGACTGGCGGGAGATGGGGCGGGCTGTCGTCGAACAGATGCGCGAGGAACGCTACCGTCGCGCCGAAGTCGTCCCGTTCGACGTCACGGTCGGGCGCGTGCCCGACGCGAAGTGA
- a CDS encoding lipoate--protein ligase family protein — MTDDARGPLADREWRLIREEARDGPMQMALDEIAAETAAAGGPRTVRVYRWEPSTLSLGYHQDPDTVDWDHCADAGVSVTRRQTGGGGIYHDYDGDVSYSIVAPKSELPGDLMESYRILCDPVLDAFGRAGVDADFAESESPEIWSPACYLRALHPAHDIISEGRKISGNAQYRRKDAVIQHGSLTYSAAAERHLDVFSGHDVSPEAFGERVVGVDELSDATRVETVAAVESALAEWADAAEGSWTDDELERARERVDEKYGDDEWIRRRPKGR; from the coding sequence ATGACCGACGATGCCCGCGGCCCGTTGGCGGACCGCGAGTGGCGACTGATACGCGAGGAGGCCCGCGACGGCCCGATGCAGATGGCTCTCGACGAAATCGCCGCCGAGACGGCGGCGGCGGGCGGTCCGCGGACCGTGCGCGTCTACCGGTGGGAGCCGAGTACGCTCTCTTTGGGCTATCACCAAGACCCGGATACCGTCGATTGGGACCACTGTGCGGACGCGGGCGTCTCCGTCACTCGACGACAGACGGGCGGCGGCGGCATCTACCACGATTACGACGGCGACGTCTCGTACTCCATCGTCGCGCCGAAGTCGGAACTCCCGGGCGACCTGATGGAGTCGTACCGCATCCTCTGTGACCCCGTCCTCGACGCGTTCGGACGCGCGGGCGTCGACGCCGACTTCGCCGAATCGGAGTCGCCCGAGATATGGTCGCCCGCCTGTTACCTACGGGCGCTTCACCCCGCCCACGACATCATCTCCGAGGGGCGGAAGATAAGCGGCAACGCCCAGTACCGCCGAAAGGACGCCGTCATCCAGCACGGTTCGCTCACCTACTCGGCGGCCGCGGAGAGGCACCTCGACGTGTTCTCGGGCCACGACGTCTCGCCCGAGGCGTTCGGTGAACGCGTCGTCGGCGTCGACGAACTCTCGGACGCGACTCGCGTGGAGACGGTGGCGGCAGTCGAGTCCGCCCTCGCAGAGTGGGCGGACGCCGCGGAGGGGTCGTGGACCGACGACGAACTCGAACGCGCGCGCGAACGCGTAGACGAGAAATACGGCGACGACGAGTGGATCAGACGCCGTCCGAAGGGCCGGTAA
- a CDS encoding helix-turn-helix domain-containing protein: MTSLAEFVLPDTAFPLGRIFETRPEARLELDRVVPNADTVMPFFWVHDADGEMREVLSVFDGLTELRSVTLMEDLGDKGLFRAEWNPEYMGIMGAVAAADVTVISASGSKSGWTFELRAEAVRSFSQFQAYCDDHEIPVTLARLNRLTETTTGRGYNLTEGQYEALILAFERGYYDEPRETNLEELAEELGISRPSFSARLKRGYRNLLTATIVDQEP, translated from the coding sequence ATGACCTCCCTCGCGGAGTTTGTCCTCCCCGACACGGCGTTCCCGTTGGGTCGCATCTTCGAGACGCGTCCGGAGGCCCGGTTAGAACTGGACCGCGTCGTACCGAACGCAGACACCGTCATGCCGTTCTTTTGGGTCCACGACGCGGACGGCGAGATGCGGGAGGTTCTGTCTGTGTTCGACGGCCTCACCGAACTACGGTCCGTCACGCTGATGGAGGATTTGGGCGACAAGGGCCTGTTCCGCGCGGAGTGGAACCCCGAGTACATGGGCATCATGGGCGCAGTCGCCGCGGCAGACGTGACCGTCATCTCGGCGAGTGGGTCGAAGTCGGGGTGGACGTTCGAACTCCGCGCGGAGGCGGTCCGGTCTTTCTCGCAGTTCCAAGCGTACTGCGACGACCACGAGATACCGGTCACTCTGGCTCGCCTCAACCGACTCACCGAGACGACGACCGGTCGGGGGTACAACCTGACTGAAGGACAGTACGAGGCGTTGATACTCGCGTTCGAGAGGGGCTACTACGACGAACCCCGCGAGACCAACCTCGAAGAACTCGCGGAGGAACTCGGCATCTCCCGTCCCTCGTTTTCCGCGCGCCTCAAGCGCGGCTACCGCAATCTCCTGACGGCCACCATCGTCGACCAAGAGCCGTAA
- a CDS encoding redoxin domain-containing protein: MTGDGLAVGASAPEFTAPLVRPDGNVVETSLSELLADGPVLLSFYTVDFSPDCIEEWCSFRDFDWFASGDTVQVVGVSKSGTRLHKQFIDRLDLSFPLFSDRDLAVADAFDVVYRFLKLSKRSRRSCFLVDTDGVVRYRWVGDHWLDPSRDTPPVGEIHDAVVAELGADEPDTFGF, from the coding sequence ATGACTGGGGACGGACTCGCCGTCGGGGCGTCGGCACCGGAGTTCACCGCACCACTCGTCCGGCCGGACGGGAACGTAGTCGAAACGTCGCTCTCGGAGTTACTGGCGGACGGACCGGTGCTTCTCAGCTTCTACACGGTGGACTTCAGCCCCGACTGTATCGAAGAGTGGTGTTCCTTCCGCGACTTCGATTGGTTCGCGTCGGGCGACACCGTACAGGTCGTCGGCGTGAGCAAATCGGGGACCCGCCTGCACAAGCAGTTCATCGACCGACTCGACCTCAGCTTTCCGCTGTTCTCGGACCGTGACCTCGCCGTCGCCGACGCGTTCGACGTCGTCTACCGGTTTCTGAAACTATCGAAGCGTTCGAGGCGGTCCTGTTTTCTCGTCGATACCGACGGCGTCGTCCGGTATCGCTGGGTGGGCGACCACTGGTTGGACCCCTCGCGCGACACGCCCCCCGTCGGCGAGATACACGACGCCGTCGTCGCCGAACTCGGCGCGGACGAACCGGATACGTTCGGGTTCTGA
- a CDS encoding ribbon-helix-helix domain-containing protein: MERVTLRIPKQQIEEVERMVETGEFPNRSEAIRSAVREMLNEQQSENRERSGKRTWAKV; encoded by the coding sequence ATGGAGCGTGTGACACTACGAATTCCGAAGCAGCAGATCGAGGAAGTTGAGCGCATGGTCGAAACCGGGGAGTTCCCGAACCGGAGTGAGGCCATCCGTTCAGCGGTTCGCGAGATGCTCAACGAACAGCAGTCCGAGAACCGCGAGCGCTCGGGCAAGCGAACCTGGGCCAAGGTGTAA
- a CDS encoding peroxiredoxin family protein has protein sequence MSLEQTQAPDFTLENTAGGETTLSETLDSGPTVVLVNRGHWCSFCAEQLQTFSEVSYDLWFNDGVDVVPVVTDPIDDVTEMRDRFDLDIQLLADPEGSVADRYSGTEETSHGLTGVAATYVVDEDGTVRYEHVSDHPADRTHGNWVRYFVRNGYEDPFEG, from the coding sequence ATGAGCCTCGAACAGACGCAAGCGCCCGACTTCACCCTAGAGAACACCGCCGGTGGCGAGACGACGCTCTCGGAGACGCTCGACTCCGGGCCGACGGTGGTCCTCGTCAACCGCGGCCACTGGTGTAGTTTCTGCGCGGAGCAACTCCAGACGTTCAGCGAGGTGTCGTACGACCTCTGGTTCAACGACGGCGTCGACGTCGTCCCCGTCGTGACCGACCCGATAGACGACGTGACGGAGATGCGAGACCGGTTCGACCTCGACATTCAACTGCTCGCGGACCCCGAGGGGTCCGTCGCAGACCGGTACAGCGGTACCGAAGAGACGAGTCACGGACTCACCGGCGTCGCCGCGACGTACGTCGTAGACGAGGACGGCACCGTCCGGTACGAACACGTCTCGGACCACCCCGCGGACAGAACCCACGGGAACTGGGTTCGATACTTCGTCCGCAACGGCTACGAAGACCCGTTCGAGGGCTGA
- the ncsA gene encoding tRNA 2-thiolation protein NcsA gives MECDKCDRDAVMHAAYSGGHLCETHFCASVDKRVRGRIRKDSLVPRDATPEDPDTWVIGLSGGKDSVVLTHILDETFGPDPRIEMVALTIHEGIEGYRDESVDACVELAADIEMRHELVTYEEEFGVRMDDVVEDDPENMAPCAYCGVFRRDLLERYADEYGADKLLTGHNLDDEAETALMNVLEGDVEQMARHFDASLGRFEDRNRSADFVPRAKPLRDIPEKEVALYAHLKDLPAHITECPHSSEAFRGEIQELMLELEDNHPGTRHSIMSGYEEIAELAADRYRGDGEVDLDDCDRCGSKTARDVCRKCRLLESLRAV, from the coding sequence ATGGAGTGCGACAAGTGCGACCGTGACGCGGTGATGCACGCGGCCTACTCTGGCGGACACCTGTGTGAGACGCACTTTTGCGCCTCGGTCGATAAGCGCGTCCGCGGCCGTATCCGAAAGGACAGTCTCGTCCCGAGAGACGCCACCCCCGAGGACCCCGACACGTGGGTCATCGGCCTCTCGGGCGGGAAAGACAGCGTCGTGCTCACCCACATCTTAGACGAGACGTTCGGCCCCGACCCCCGCATCGAGATGGTGGCGCTGACCATCCACGAGGGCATCGAGGGCTACCGCGACGAGAGCGTCGACGCCTGCGTCGAACTCGCGGCGGACATCGAGATGCGACACGAACTCGTCACCTACGAGGAGGAGTTCGGCGTCCGCATGGACGACGTGGTCGAAGACGACCCCGAGAACATGGCTCCCTGTGCGTACTGTGGCGTCTTCCGGCGGGACTTGCTCGAACGCTACGCCGACGAGTACGGCGCGGACAAACTTCTCACCGGACACAACCTCGACGACGAAGCCGAAACCGCGCTGATGAACGTCCTCGAGGGCGACGTCGAACAGATGGCGCGACATTTCGACGCCAGTCTCGGCCGGTTCGAGGACCGAAACCGCTCTGCCGACTTCGTCCCGCGCGCGAAACCGCTTCGGGACATCCCCGAGAAGGAAGTCGCCCTCTACGCGCACCTGAAAGACCTGCCCGCGCACATCACCGAGTGCCCTCACTCCTCCGAGGCGTTCCGCGGCGAGATTCAGGAGTTGATGCTCGAACTCGAAGATAACCATCCGGGCACCCGCCACTCGATCATGTCCGGCTACGAGGAGATAGCGGAACTCGCCGCAGACAGATACCGCGGCGACGGCGAGGTGGACCTCGACGACTGCGACCGGTGCGGGTCGAAGACGGCCCGCGACGTCTGCCGGAAGTGTCGCCTCTTGGAGTCGCTTCGGGCGGTGTAA
- a CDS encoding DUF7095 family protein, with protein sequence MERTRALDRVAEILDAVTSGPTPVPVRELWVYGDVALGLDPVERLDVYVTKDLLFGGDSDREAEFRKSHGVKGVGKSVSAEWADAYPEHLRANANGHAAPEKCLAAHLLDDDEPVHLEVCNASFDDNVTQRLKGAVARDAYEQILDPRGVCLYADGQRSDAALEKLRGGELVFPTLSESLEMLGLDEDEAAEAAETVRDYRVSQSGATVRGDVV encoded by the coding sequence ATGGAGCGAACGCGCGCCCTCGACCGGGTGGCGGAGATACTCGACGCGGTGACGTCCGGCCCGACACCGGTTCCCGTCCGCGAACTGTGGGTGTACGGCGACGTGGCACTCGGACTCGACCCCGTCGAACGTCTCGACGTCTACGTGACGAAGGACCTGCTTTTCGGCGGCGACTCGGACCGCGAAGCGGAGTTTCGGAAGTCCCACGGCGTCAAAGGCGTCGGCAAGAGCGTCTCCGCCGAGTGGGCGGACGCGTATCCCGAACATCTCCGCGCGAACGCGAACGGACACGCCGCACCGGAGAAATGCCTCGCCGCGCATCTGTTGGACGACGACGAACCCGTCCATCTGGAAGTCTGTAACGCCTCCTTCGACGACAACGTCACACAGCGATTGAAGGGCGCAGTCGCCCGCGACGCGTACGAACAGATACTCGACCCGCGCGGCGTCTGCCTGTACGCCGACGGTCAGCGCTCCGACGCCGCCTTGGAGAAACTCCGCGGCGGCGAACTCGTCTTCCCGACGCTTTCGGAGTCGTTGGAGATGCTCGGACTCGACGAGGACGAGGCGGCCGAGGCGGCGGAGACGGTCCGAGACTACCGCGTCTCCCAGTCCGGCGCGACGGTTCGCGGCGACGTGGTCTAA
- a CDS encoding zinc ribbon domain-containing protein, whose translation MSPPERDDDRGCPKCGGTETEMDSIATSGTGFSKLFDVQNRSFTVVSCADCGYSELYRRGSSGNLADLFLG comes from the coding sequence ATGAGCCCTCCAGAACGCGACGACGACAGAGGCTGTCCGAAATGCGGCGGCACCGAAACCGAGATGGACTCGATAGCGACGAGCGGCACCGGTTTCTCGAAGCTGTTCGACGTACAGAACCGGAGCTTCACGGTGGTTTCCTGCGCGGACTGCGGCTACTCGGAACTCTACCGCCGCGGGTCCAGCGGGAACCTCGCGGACCTGTTTTTGGGGTAG
- the ftsZ gene encoding cell division protein FtsZ — translation MQDIVREAMERDEAEKQAADMADDDDGFGDPRIVIVGCGGAGNNTINRLYNIGVDGAETVAINTDKQHLKMIEADTKILVGKSLTQGLGAGGDPSMGERATEMAQGTIKEVLGNADLVFVTAGMGGGTGTGAAPVVSKIAKEQGAIVVGMVSTPFNVERARTVKAEEGLEKLRNEADSIIVLDNNRLLDYVPNLPIGKAFSVMDQIIAETVKGISETITQPSLINLDYADMSTIMNQGGVAVMLVGETQDKNKTQEVVNDAMNHPLLDVDYRGASGGLVHITGGPDLTLKEAEGIANNITERLEASANVIWGARIQDEYKGKVRVMAIMTGVQSAQVLGPTTQKQADKSRQSIESASEFDASNNVEAPNPSSGTSRNGGSWQSDGGRDQSDTNNGLDVIR, via the coding sequence ATGCAGGATATCGTCAGAGAGGCCATGGAACGCGACGAGGCAGAGAAACAGGCCGCCGACATGGCCGACGATGACGACGGATTCGGTGACCCCCGAATCGTCATCGTCGGCTGCGGCGGCGCTGGTAACAACACGATAAACCGACTCTACAACATCGGCGTAGACGGTGCCGAGACGGTGGCTATCAACACCGACAAACAGCACCTCAAGATGATAGAGGCCGACACGAAGATTCTGGTCGGCAAATCCCTCACGCAGGGCCTCGGCGCTGGCGGCGACCCCTCGATGGGCGAGCGCGCCACCGAGATGGCCCAAGGGACGATAAAAGAGGTTCTCGGCAACGCAGACCTCGTGTTCGTCACCGCCGGTATGGGCGGTGGCACCGGGACCGGTGCGGCACCCGTCGTCTCGAAGATAGCAAAAGAGCAGGGAGCCATCGTCGTGGGCATGGTCTCGACGCCGTTCAACGTCGAGCGTGCGCGCACGGTGAAAGCCGAGGAAGGACTGGAGAAACTCCGCAACGAAGCGGACTCCATCATCGTCCTCGACAACAACCGCCTGCTGGACTACGTGCCCAACCTCCCCATCGGGAAGGCGTTCTCCGTGATGGACCAGATCATCGCGGAGACGGTCAAAGGCATCTCCGAGACCATCACTCAACCCTCGCTCATCAACCTGGACTACGCGGACATGTCCACCATCATGAACCAGGGCGGCGTCGCGGTGATGCTCGTCGGCGAGACGCAGGACAAAAACAAGACCCAAGAGGTCGTCAACGACGCGATGAACCACCCGCTTCTCGACGTGGACTACCGAGGCGCATCCGGCGGCCTCGTCCACATCACGGGCGGTCCGGACCTCACCCTGAAAGAGGCCGAAGGAATCGCGAACAACATCACGGAACGCCTCGAAGCGTCCGCGAACGTCATCTGGGGCGCTCGCATCCAAGACGAGTACAAGGGCAAAGTCCGCGTCATGGCCATCATGACCGGCGTTCAGTCGGCCCAGGTTCTGGGTCCGACGACGCAGAAACAGGCCGACAAATCCCGACAGAGCATCGAATCGGCTTCGGAGTTCGACGCGAGCAACAACGTCGAAGCCCCGAACCCGTCGTCCGGCACGTCTCGCAACGGCGGGTCGTGGCAGTCCGACGGCGGACGCGACCAGTCCGACACCAACAACGGACTGGACGTCATCCGGTAA
- a CDS encoding double zinc ribbon domain-containing protein produces the protein MSKITFRADDDLVERLEAGETSKSEVMRDALRTYLDRAERDTSDASDPIDETLTARVDELVTERVDELLADRLDRRTAAPRDVNVNLTVEGVTTTEDGVNGAETTESVEKRKTETDDAETAAEDGANTCEKCGESVSDEHVYCPNCGEKANHRVFCECGDELRSDWAFCPGCGRRTSAADVLERS, from the coding sequence ATGAGTAAGATAACGTTCCGCGCCGACGACGACCTCGTCGAGCGACTCGAGGCGGGAGAGACCTCGAAGAGCGAGGTGATGCGCGACGCACTGCGCACGTACCTCGACCGCGCGGAACGCGACACGTCCGACGCGTCCGATCCGATAGACGAGACGCTCACCGCCCGCGTCGACGAACTAGTCACGGAACGAGTCGACGAACTCCTCGCAGACCGCCTCGACCGACGGACCGCCGCTCCGCGAGACGTCAACGTCAACCTCACGGTAGAGGGCGTGACGACGACCGAAGACGGCGTGAACGGCGCGGAGACGACAGAATCGGTCGAAAAACGTAAGACAGAGACCGACGACGCCGAGACGGCCGCCGAAGACGGCGCAAACACCTGCGAGAAGTGCGGCGAGAGCGTGTCCGACGAACACGTCTACTGTCCCAACTGCGGCGAGAAGGCCAACCACCGCGTGTTCTGCGAATGCGGGGACGAACTCCGCTCCGATTGGGCGTTCTGCCCCGGGTGCGGCCGCCGGACATCCGCTGCTGACGTGCTCGAACGCTCGTAG
- a CDS encoding deoxyribonuclease IV yields MQVGAHVSMSSSKVSSDEQTPPHGNLANAVFRQVAFGGTCGQIFTTSPQVWRDPEIGDDEAELFRTETADKLDGPWVIHSSYLVNLCTPKDGLREKSLDSMQTEVDTAHRLGIPYVNVHLGAHTGAGEQQGLDNAVSVLDELDVPDDVTVLIESDAGSGTKMGDDFEHLAYVLDESSQDLEICLDTAHAFAAGYDLSTADSVEETVEELAATVGLEHLKCVHLNDSKHECGTNKDEHAHIGEGYIGEEGMDAFVNHPDLADVPLVLETPTEDGRGFAWNIDRVKEIREN; encoded by the coding sequence ATGCAAGTCGGCGCACACGTCTCGATGTCGAGTTCGAAAGTTTCGAGTGACGAGCAGACGCCACCCCACGGAAACCTCGCGAACGCCGTCTTCCGACAGGTCGCCTTCGGCGGCACCTGCGGGCAGATATTCACCACCTCCCCGCAGGTGTGGCGCGACCCCGAGATAGGCGACGACGAGGCGGAACTGTTCCGAACGGAGACGGCCGACAAACTCGACGGCCCGTGGGTCATCCACTCGTCGTACCTCGTGAACCTCTGTACGCCCAAAGACGGCCTCAGGGAGAAGTCGCTCGACTCGATGCAGACGGAGGTAGACACCGCCCACAGACTGGGAATCCCTTACGTCAACGTCCACCTCGGCGCGCACACCGGTGCGGGCGAACAGCAGGGACTCGACAACGCCGTGTCCGTCCTCGACGAACTCGACGTCCCCGACGACGTGACAGTCCTCATAGAGAGCGACGCGGGGAGCGGAACGAAGATGGGCGACGACTTCGAGCATCTGGCGTACGTCCTCGACGAGTCGAGCCAGGACCTCGAAATCTGTCTCGACACCGCCCACGCCTTCGCCGCGGGGTACGACCTCTCGACGGCCGACAGCGTCGAAGAGACGGTCGAAGAACTCGCCGCCACCGTGGGTCTCGAACATCTGAAGTGCGTCCACCTGAACGACTCGAAACACGAGTGCGGGACGAACAAGGACGAACACGCCCACATCGGCGAGGGCTACATCGGCGAGGAAGGGATGGACGCGTTCGTCAACCACCCCGACCTCGCTGACGTCCCTCTCGTCTTGGAGACGCCGACGGAGGACGGCAGAGGGTTCGCGTGGAACATCGACCGGGTGAAAGAGATACGGGAGAACTGA